From Candidatus Rubrimentiphilum sp., one genomic window encodes:
- a CDS encoding type II secretion system F family protein, producing the protein MVNSTSIFKQFDSSSQRMKDLAELLDRAGLQMRPVEVGLGVAGLGAIAWSTVAFVWKPGPVAAFLLFFLMMGLSAGGFYVVIQLKLRKRLDAFVQQLELALRLISSGVRIGLSLRQALTIVIEEMPDPARHEYMRVIGQTNIGVSVYDALDTLAKRMPGNETLMMARAIRIQSQTGGDLGKILEHLANTIRDRRRIQRKIRALTAEGRAGAAILSSLPPFLAGFIALTEPSMGGALFFTTVGHIALVIVAILEALGVFTLVKMLKVDV; encoded by the coding sequence ATGGTAAACAGCACTTCGATATTCAAACAGTTCGACTCCAGTTCGCAGCGGATGAAAGATCTTGCCGAACTGCTCGACCGCGCCGGACTCCAGATGCGTCCGGTCGAGGTCGGCCTCGGCGTAGCCGGCCTGGGCGCAATCGCATGGTCGACGGTAGCCTTCGTGTGGAAACCCGGACCGGTCGCCGCGTTCTTGCTGTTCTTTCTGATGATGGGATTGTCGGCCGGCGGATTCTATGTCGTCATCCAACTGAAACTGCGCAAGCGCCTCGACGCCTTCGTGCAGCAGCTGGAGTTGGCGCTGCGGCTGATCTCCAGCGGCGTGCGCATCGGCTTGAGCTTGCGCCAAGCGCTGACTATCGTCATCGAGGAGATGCCCGATCCGGCGCGCCACGAGTACATGCGCGTGATCGGACAGACGAACATCGGCGTGAGCGTGTACGACGCGCTCGACACGCTGGCTAAGCGCATGCCCGGCAATGAAACGCTGATGATGGCGCGCGCGATTCGCATTCAATCGCAGACCGGCGGCGACTTGGGAAAGATCCTCGAGCATCTCGCTAATACGATCCGCGATCGCCGCCGGATTCAGCGGAAGATTCGCGCGCTCACCGCGGAAGGCCGCGCCGGTGCGGCGATTCTTTCCTCGCTGCCGCCGTTCTTAGCCGGATTTATCGCGCTCACCGAACCCAGCATGGGCGGCGCGCTCTTCTTTACCACCGTCGGACATATCGCACTGGTCATCGTCGCCATACTCGAAGCTCTGGGAGTCTTCACTCTCGTGAAGATGCTGAAGGTCGACGTATGA
- a CDS encoding DUF192 domain-containing protein: MPKLRNATTGEILAENVRVADGWWERFAGLIPRKIVEPDEGLWFRDCWAIHTLLMRAKIDVIFLDDEERVLRTHARVKNNRPALACFGARNVVELGAGALEGRDVLPGDRLELR, from the coding sequence GTGCCCAAACTGCGCAACGCCACGACCGGAGAGATTCTCGCTGAGAACGTTCGCGTTGCGGACGGCTGGTGGGAGCGTTTCGCCGGACTGATTCCGCGCAAAATCGTCGAGCCCGACGAGGGTCTGTGGTTCCGCGACTGTTGGGCGATTCACACCCTTCTCATGCGGGCAAAGATCGACGTCATTTTTCTGGACGATGAAGAACGCGTCTTGCGCACGCATGCACGCGTAAAAAACAATCGTCCCGCGCTGGCCTGTTTCGGGGCGCGCAACGTTGTCGAACTGGGGGCCGGAGCCCTCGAAGGCCGCGACGTTCTTCCCGGCGACCGCTTGGAGCTGCGATGA
- a CDS encoding Flp family type IVb pilin, giving the protein MKNLMSLWRDDSAATMVEYGIMVALIAAVCIVLVLTLGQNVSNAFNSVNNNL; this is encoded by the coding sequence GTGAAAAATCTCATGTCGCTCTGGCGCGACGATTCAGCGGCGACGATGGTCGAATACGGCATCATGGTCGCACTCATCGCTGCCGTTTGTATCGTCCTTGTGTTGACGCTGGGTCAAAACGTCTCCAACGCGTTCAACTCGGTCAACAACAACCTCTAA
- the cpaB gene encoding Flp pilus assembly protein CpaB — MNTRRTTLIVALVLAIGTGWLTLNYLSSIQRTSALNNQPRDILVASREIPARVPITPDMLAKATRPAAAIEPDAITDPTKAVGALSLITIPAGSTITLSKVGRPTDVALPVRLKPGMRAISIPIDKVKGVSGLIEPGDRVDVIAIPPKTGDVPPPAVAILRGIRVLAVGPLLENASATPSPQDQIASTITLEVTPKQADLLSMADTATNLRLALRSPREPLNSEPTEALHFPGGGSYSGPSVAAAPPPPDAATMALQALAAQRQPAPRAPYHSYGGVMVIDGDHYITPGGPPGQP, encoded by the coding sequence GTGAACACTCGCCGTACCACTCTCATCGTAGCGCTCGTACTGGCGATCGGCACGGGCTGGTTAACGCTCAACTATCTTTCGTCGATTCAACGTACCAGCGCGCTGAACAACCAGCCGCGCGACATTCTGGTGGCGTCGCGAGAGATTCCGGCGCGCGTTCCCATCACGCCTGACATGCTTGCGAAGGCCACGCGGCCGGCAGCAGCAATCGAACCGGACGCCATCACGGATCCCACGAAGGCGGTCGGTGCTCTTTCGCTGATTACGATCCCGGCCGGGTCGACCATCACGCTTTCCAAAGTCGGCCGTCCGACGGACGTTGCGCTTCCCGTCCGGCTCAAACCCGGCATGCGCGCTATCAGCATTCCGATAGACAAAGTCAAAGGTGTTTCAGGGCTCATTGAGCCCGGCGACCGCGTCGACGTCATCGCCATTCCACCGAAGACCGGCGACGTTCCGCCGCCGGCCGTTGCGATTCTGCGCGGCATCCGCGTCCTGGCGGTCGGTCCGCTCCTCGAAAACGCCTCGGCGACGCCCTCGCCCCAGGACCAAATCGCCTCGACGATTACGCTGGAGGTAACGCCTAAACAGGCCGACCTGCTTTCGATGGCCGACACCGCGACAAACCTGCGCCTCGCGTTGCGTTCACCGCGCGAGCCGTTGAACTCCGAGCCGACCGAAGCGCTGCACTTTCCGGGCGGCGGCAGCTATAGTGGACCGTCGGTAGCCGCAGCTCCGCCGCCGCCCGACGCGGCGACAATGGCGCTGCAGGCGCTCGCCGCTCAAAGACAGCCGGCGCCGCGCGCACCTTATCATTCTTATGGCGGGGTCATGGTCATCGACGGCGATCACTACATAACGCCGGGCGGACCGCCAGGCCAGCCGTGA
- a CDS encoding ATPase, T2SS/T4P/T4SS family, producing MSAPVFALIGAKGGSGATTVCAELANLMRGDRRVAVVDGDLSGRRSAAILFDAVRELDATGEATKIATVETGGITLAELAPSYDSAFTINFDDVEHIATLLADENDCVLVDVPIPFAAPVRPFIVRSTRFVVVAEPTILGLTAARTMISELKKFGVPAERIVLLTNCRDGNPASERSDIEHALETKVVGELPGKNDRGFSKALQSFERWLRSIPAEPEITALKPSARGFIQDRRVEPRSAMRQDRRSERRDRRATDAPASGNGQASRRATDMVIDPYERLKIDIHESLAKNVNLVEASQAHTDSAKLAELRSKIEETVQNVLSVKDHGDLTAEEIAQIREDIVNEALGLGPLEDLMADQTVTEIMVNGPKTVYVERLGKIERTGKSFTGNQQLRLIIERIIAPLGRRLDESVPMVDARLPDGSRVNAIVEPLSIDGATLTIRRFGTRRLTAQDLIEKGSSNQQMLDFLRACIEGRLNIIISGGTGSGKTTFLNILSGYIPERERIVTIEDSAELFLNQPHVVRLESRPANIEGRGEIGIRDLVKNSLRMRPDRIIVGECRGGEALDMLQAMNTGHDGSLTTAHANSPRDALARLETMVLMSGFDLPVRAIREQIASAVDMIVQTARMRDGSRKIISVSEIVGMEGEVVTMQELIRYQQKGVDEALRVSGEFQFTGVQPQCLQKFEEYGITYDVRQLATLASSGSLW from the coding sequence GTGAGCGCCCCGGTCTTCGCGCTCATCGGCGCGAAAGGCGGTTCGGGTGCGACCACCGTCTGCGCCGAACTCGCCAACCTCATGCGCGGCGATCGCCGCGTGGCAGTCGTCGACGGGGATCTTTCAGGCCGCCGGAGCGCGGCCATCTTGTTCGACGCGGTCCGCGAATTGGACGCAACTGGCGAAGCGACCAAGATCGCGACCGTCGAGACCGGCGGCATTACGCTGGCCGAACTCGCTCCGAGCTACGATTCTGCCTTCACGATTAATTTCGACGACGTCGAACACATAGCGACGTTGCTGGCCGACGAGAACGATTGCGTCCTCGTCGACGTTCCGATTCCGTTTGCCGCGCCCGTGCGGCCATTCATCGTGCGCTCAACGCGTTTCGTCGTCGTCGCGGAGCCGACAATCCTCGGATTGACCGCCGCCCGCACGATGATCAGCGAGTTAAAAAAATTCGGCGTACCGGCCGAGCGAATCGTTCTGCTGACGAATTGCCGCGACGGAAATCCGGCGTCAGAGCGATCGGACATCGAACACGCGCTCGAAACCAAAGTCGTCGGCGAACTTCCCGGCAAGAACGATCGCGGTTTCAGCAAAGCGCTGCAGTCGTTCGAGCGGTGGCTGCGTTCCATTCCGGCCGAGCCGGAGATCACGGCGCTGAAGCCTTCCGCCAGAGGATTTATTCAAGATCGCCGCGTCGAGCCGCGTTCTGCCATGCGGCAAGACCGCCGCAGCGAACGGCGCGATCGCCGCGCCACCGATGCACCGGCGTCGGGCAACGGTCAGGCCTCGCGGCGCGCAACGGACATGGTGATCGATCCGTACGAACGGCTGAAGATCGACATTCACGAGTCGCTTGCAAAGAACGTCAATCTGGTTGAGGCGAGTCAGGCGCACACCGACTCCGCGAAACTTGCCGAGTTACGTTCGAAGATCGAAGAGACCGTGCAAAACGTGCTCAGCGTCAAAGACCACGGCGACTTGACGGCTGAAGAGATCGCACAGATCCGCGAAGACATCGTCAACGAAGCGCTCGGGCTCGGTCCGCTGGAAGACTTGATGGCCGACCAGACCGTCACCGAAATCATGGTGAACGGACCGAAGACAGTCTACGTCGAGCGCCTCGGTAAGATCGAACGCACCGGAAAGAGTTTTACGGGCAATCAACAGCTGCGGCTGATTATCGAGCGCATCATTGCGCCGCTCGGCCGGCGCTTGGACGAATCCGTTCCGATGGTCGATGCGCGTCTGCCGGACGGTTCTCGCGTCAATGCGATCGTCGAACCTTTGTCGATCGACGGCGCAACGCTGACGATCCGGCGCTTCGGAACGCGGCGGCTCACGGCCCAGGACTTGATCGAAAAGGGCTCATCCAATCAGCAGATGCTCGACTTCTTGCGGGCCTGCATCGAAGGCCGTCTCAACATCATCATCAGCGGCGGCACCGGCTCCGGCAAGACGACGTTCTTGAATATTCTTTCGGGCTACATTCCCGAACGCGAGCGCATCGTCACGATTGAGGACTCCGCCGAACTTTTTCTCAACCAGCCTCACGTCGTTCGCCTTGAATCGCGTCCGGCCAACATCGAGGGGCGCGGCGAGATCGGTATCCGCGACTTGGTCAAGAACTCGCTGCGTATGCGGCCCGATCGCATCATCGTCGGTGAGTGCCGCGGCGGCGAAGCGCTCGACATGCTCCAAGCCATGAACACCGGCCACGACGGATCGCTGACCACGGCGCATGCAAACTCGCCGCGCGACGCGCTGGCGCGTCTTGAAACGATGGTCTTGATGTCCGGCTTCGATCTGCCGGTTCGCGCCATTCGCGAGCAGATCGCGAGCGCCGTCGACATGATCGTCCAGACCGCACGTATGCGGGACGGCAGCCGTAAAATTATCTCCGTCAGCGAGATCGTCGGCATGGAAGGCGAGGTCGTCACCATGCAAGAGCTGATCCGTTACCAGCAAAAAGGCGTGGACGAAGCACTCCGGGTATCGGGTGAGTTTCAATTCACCGGCGTCCAGCCGCAGTGTCTGCAGAAATTCGAAGAGTACGGCATCACGTACGATGTGCGGCAACTCGCTACGCTGGCCTCATCGGGGTCGCTATGGTAA
- a CDS encoding glycosyltransferase 87 family protein, with translation MKRENAASILAGVAALCLVAWQVAAASRHGALFVDLRAFYCGGWTVLHHGNPYDAAPLLTCEQTPQPFGLYTVAVPLLAPFPGYALAVFSLLALMPYTAAAALWLVLLVGSGLGAALLLATLCRTGIAGAIAVVTVAFAVAVIPYGQLTPIVLLALCGAALALRRNIVSALVVALAVVALEPNVALPVFVAVFLWRRDARIPLVILCAALLILHVVVVGPAGALAYFTQVLPAHDASEVRFVNQFSLTWMAQALGAPLRLSLVLGNVAYVLVCALGVWLAGALACRLRDPALLVLFPAACAVIGGSYVHYSEILLALPAALLLFAHSSHRGRIYAAFAVALIAIPWISIPSQPAVVLAAVGGVAAMCCLTLNLSVSAMLRAALGAALLCALILLAAFYYGPALSATHTLGLLDAGAADAARAAQIAESGASAGIVWWLVKLPTWLGLLALVLSGLNVYTETRSSLPGNDAVLSRG, from the coding sequence GTGAAGCGCGAGAATGCGGCCTCGATTCTCGCCGGTGTCGCCGCACTTTGCCTCGTTGCCTGGCAAGTAGCTGCGGCGTCGCGTCATGGCGCGTTGTTTGTGGATCTCCGCGCGTTTTATTGCGGCGGCTGGACGGTGCTGCATCACGGCAATCCCTACGATGCGGCTCCGCTGCTGACGTGCGAACAAACGCCGCAGCCGTTCGGACTGTATACCGTTGCGGTGCCGCTGCTGGCGCCGTTTCCGGGATATGCGCTCGCGGTGTTCTCGCTTTTGGCGCTGATGCCGTACACCGCAGCGGCGGCGCTCTGGTTGGTGCTGCTCGTGGGAAGCGGGTTGGGCGCGGCGCTCTTGCTCGCAACGCTTTGCAGAACGGGCATCGCGGGCGCAATTGCAGTAGTGACAGTCGCGTTTGCCGTTGCAGTGATTCCGTACGGCCAGCTGACGCCGATCGTTCTGCTTGCGTTGTGCGGCGCGGCGCTCGCTCTGCGCCGGAACATCGTATCCGCGTTGGTCGTGGCGCTGGCGGTAGTTGCGCTCGAACCAAACGTAGCGCTGCCGGTGTTTGTAGCGGTGTTCCTCTGGCGGCGCGATGCTCGCATCCCGCTGGTCATACTTTGCGCAGCGCTGCTGATTCTGCACGTTGTCGTCGTTGGGCCCGCCGGCGCACTCGCTTATTTCACGCAGGTATTGCCCGCGCACGACGCCTCCGAGGTGCGTTTCGTCAACCAATTCAGTCTCACGTGGATGGCGCAAGCGCTCGGCGCGCCGCTACGCCTTTCGCTGGTGCTCGGGAACGTCGCTTACGTGCTCGTCTGCGCGCTAGGCGTCTGGCTTGCCGGTGCGCTCGCGTGCCGGCTGCGCGATCCCGCATTGCTTGTGCTATTTCCGGCGGCGTGCGCGGTCATCGGCGGATCGTACGTTCATTACAGCGAGATCCTGCTGGCACTGCCTGCAGCCTTGCTACTCTTTGCTCATTCATCGCATCGCGGTCGAATCTACGCGGCGTTCGCGGTGGCGCTCATCGCAATCCCCTGGATTTCGATACCGAGTCAACCTGCAGTCGTACTCGCCGCGGTTGGGGGAGTCGCGGCGATGTGCTGTCTCACGCTGAATCTAAGTGTTTCGGCAATGCTGCGAGCCGCATTGGGCGCCGCGCTGTTGTGCGCGCTGATTTTGTTGGCGGCGTTTTACTACGGGCCGGCGCTTTCGGCGACTCACACGTTGGGTTTGCTTGACGCGGGCGCCGCGGACGCTGCGCGTGCCGCGCAGATTGCCGAGAGCGGCGCCAGCGCGGGCATCGTTTGGTGGCTTGTGAAGCTCCCAACCTGGCTCGGTTTGCTAGCGCTCGTGCTCAGCGGCCTGAACGTGTACACGGAGACGCGTTCTTCGCTGCCGGGAAATGATGCGGTGCTCTCAAGGGGATAG
- a CDS encoding prepilin peptidase — protein sequence MTILLATVLAASLIGAVSDVRTRRVPNWLVLALLICGLIENTVLFGWRGALADLAVAAAVLAAGTVAFSFKLIGGGDVKLLAAAAGTLGYPAGVSFILLTLLCGGVLALAYAALRGRLSATLANVQATALPLFAGVKPVRPHDGLVMPYAVAIFAGAICTATLSLTTLRLLP from the coding sequence ATGACCATTCTCCTCGCAACCGTCCTGGCGGCATCGCTGATCGGTGCCGTCAGTGACGTGCGAACGAGGCGTGTTCCCAACTGGCTGGTGCTGGCGCTTCTCATCTGCGGGCTGATCGAAAACACCGTGCTTTTCGGCTGGAGGGGCGCGCTTGCCGATCTGGCGGTGGCCGCCGCAGTCTTGGCCGCCGGCACCGTGGCATTTTCGTTCAAGCTGATCGGGGGCGGCGACGTCAAGCTGCTCGCGGCGGCTGCCGGGACGCTCGGCTATCCGGCCGGCGTCTCGTTTATCTTACTCACGCTGCTGTGCGGCGGCGTTCTTGCGTTAGCTTATGCCGCATTGCGCGGCCGGTTATCCGCAACGCTTGCCAACGTGCAGGCGACGGCGCTTCCGCTCTTCGCGGGCGTCAAACCCGTGCGGCCGCACGACGGACTCGTCATGCCGTACGCGGTCGCAATTTTTGCGGGCGCTATCTGCACCGCAACGCTTAGTCTTACCACCTTGAGGTTATTGCCGTGA
- a CDS encoding Flp family type IVb pilin — protein sequence MIAMLRDDEGATMVEYGIMVALIAAVCIVLVTTLGKNVSNAFNSVNNNL from the coding sequence ATGATCGCTATGCTTCGCGACGACGAAGGCGCCACGATGGTCGAATACGGCATCATGGTCGCACTGATCGCCGCCGTTTGTATCGTGCTCGTAACGACGTTGGGCAAAAACGTTTCCAACGCGTTCAACTCGGTCAACAACAACCTGTAA
- a CDS encoding prepilin peptidase translates to MITAAILGAIFFAAAGYAGAVVGLTLAERIEPLDDAPESGRPPIVVLIAACASIGAIVTTGDISQMQFLLIAVICAVLVAIWVADVKRGIVPDALTLGPLALLALIAIWQHQWVFFISVAAPFAPFAIAAALSHGRGMGWGDVKLVALGGAVLGAEAAFLAFALACVAAVIVSFARGRRTGPIAFAPYLAAAIGLAIPIGVIWSV, encoded by the coding sequence ATGATTACTGCAGCAATTCTCGGCGCCATCTTTTTCGCAGCCGCCGGCTATGCCGGCGCGGTCGTCGGCCTCACGCTGGCCGAGCGCATCGAACCGCTCGACGACGCGCCCGAATCCGGCCGTCCGCCGATCGTCGTGCTCATCGCGGCGTGCGCGAGCATCGGCGCGATCGTGACGACGGGCGACATTTCGCAGATGCAGTTCTTGCTTATCGCCGTCATCTGCGCCGTGCTGGTGGCGATTTGGGTGGCCGACGTCAAGCGCGGGATCGTGCCCGACGCTCTGACGCTCGGTCCGCTCGCGCTGTTGGCGCTGATTGCGATTTGGCAGCATCAATGGGTGTTTTTCATCTCGGTCGCCGCACCGTTTGCGCCGTTCGCGATCGCCGCCGCGCTGTCGCATGGGCGAGGCATGGGTTGGGGCGACGTCAAGCTGGTGGCGCTCGGCGGCGCCGTGCTCGGCGCGGAAGCGGCCTTTCTGGCATTTGCACTGGCATGCGTCGCGGCAGTTATCGTGAGCTTTGCGCGCGGCCGGCGCACCGGACCGATTGCGTTTGCTCCGTATTTGGCGGCCGCCATCGGCCTGGCGATTCCCATCGGCGTGATTTGGTCGGTGTGA
- a CDS encoding stalk domain-containing protein, whose translation MLFSLPALAAADGTLLPLHGVAARAGYAYQWQPDHAYVVLSRPGIVVVLRPGESVYQVNNQTAVADESPSYSRGDLYVTPALASRLAALAGRSPSMVRTASRATVVAQSDISAHGAISLEVQPFQGAEAIYAGGSAPPNAPVTITLLATVSTDVPTIVVSRQDVITDVNGRFGALIPIASAYERGTILKIVATSLPGVVPASAQLVINAPNPGVKVPLEQTTPHPAR comes from the coding sequence ATGCTTTTCAGCCTGCCGGCCCTTGCGGCCGCAGACGGAACGCTTTTGCCGTTGCACGGCGTGGCCGCCCGGGCCGGATATGCCTACCAATGGCAGCCCGACCATGCCTACGTCGTCCTTTCCAGGCCCGGCATCGTTGTTGTGTTGCGGCCCGGAGAGTCGGTCTACCAGGTGAACAACCAGACCGCCGTCGCGGATGAGTCCCCGAGCTACTCGCGAGGGGACCTCTACGTGACGCCGGCGCTGGCCAGCCGCCTGGCGGCGCTTGCGGGCCGGAGCCCCTCAATGGTCCGGACCGCCAGTAGGGCCACCGTCGTCGCTCAATCTGATATCTCTGCGCATGGAGCCATCTCTCTCGAAGTTCAGCCGTTTCAGGGCGCAGAGGCCATCTATGCGGGCGGCTCGGCGCCACCGAATGCTCCGGTCACCATCACCTTGCTGGCCACGGTCTCGACGGATGTTCCGACGATCGTGGTAAGCCGCCAAGACGTCATCACGGACGTCAACGGGCGTTTCGGGGCATTGATCCCCATCGCGTCCGCCTACGAGCGTGGGACGATACTCAAAATCGTTGCCACTTCGTTGCCCGGCGTCGTACCGGCGTCCGCGCAACTCGTCATCAACGCCCCCAACCCGGGAGTAAAAGTCCCACTCGAGCAGACGACGCCGCATCCGGCTCGATGA
- a CDS encoding type II secretion system F family protein encodes MMIVIAIVVLGAIAAFLFAVSLIPQKSALKKRIEELQMRSSQSKDPVSIRRFEKIFSPERRGQLLRKLMEAGWYTVTPAQMGVRIVGGGIFGLVFAFTLLEFVHFQLTLTILFTLMAGAAGAYMPMSALQRACDARKVSVQKTLPDFLDMVSTTVQAGLSVNAALAYSIDSAPGPLGDEIKAALSEIRLGRSRAEALRAAADRLQQQQFTTTITAITQAERLGTNISKVLNELSEDVRNHRIMLVEEHAAKLPVKMVFPMAMFLLPALFVVIFGALVANYFVK; translated from the coding sequence ATGATGATCGTCATCGCGATCGTCGTGCTCGGCGCAATCGCCGCGTTTCTGTTCGCGGTCTCGCTGATTCCGCAAAAGAGCGCGCTGAAGAAACGCATCGAGGAGCTGCAAATGCGCAGCTCGCAAAGCAAAGATCCCGTGAGCATCCGCCGGTTCGAGAAGATATTCTCACCCGAGCGGCGCGGACAGCTGCTGCGCAAGCTCATGGAAGCCGGCTGGTACACCGTTACGCCCGCGCAGATGGGTGTGCGCATCGTCGGCGGCGGCATCTTCGGATTGGTGTTCGCGTTCACGTTGTTGGAGTTCGTTCATTTCCAATTGACGCTGACGATACTCTTCACGCTGATGGCCGGCGCCGCGGGCGCGTACATGCCGATGTCGGCGCTGCAGCGCGCCTGCGACGCGCGCAAAGTCTCCGTGCAAAAAACGCTGCCGGACTTTCTGGACATGGTCTCCACCACGGTGCAGGCCGGACTCTCCGTCAACGCCGCGCTGGCCTACTCGATCGACTCGGCGCCCGGACCGCTCGGCGATGAAATCAAAGCCGCGCTCTCTGAAATACGCCTGGGACGGAGCCGGGCCGAAGCGCTACGCGCGGCCGCCGACCGGTTGCAGCAGCAGCAATTCACGACGACCATCACGGCTATCACGCAAGCCGAGCGGCTGGGCACCAACATTTCGAAAGTCCTGAACGAACTGTCGGAAGACGTTCGCAATCACCGCATCATGCTGGTAGAGGAACACGCGGCCAAACTGCCCGTCAAGATGGTTTTTCCAATGGCGATGTTTTTGCTTCCGGCGCTCTTCGTCGTTATCTTCGGCGCGCTCGTCGCGAACTATTTTGTAAAATGA
- a CDS encoding pilus assembly protein N-terminal domain-containing protein: MRSMLIGTAAALTLAALGSCPALAQSDTVQLLSVQSGHSVLLQTPGLTRVAVGDGRIAGVVPIGSSQLVINGKAPGHTTIFIWEAGGRASYEVTVTEQQVDQIAQMLRTSIDEPGVQVVSFNSSVVVRGVVPDGAHFQMLTDILSRFEKYAAAEKYTIVNAVTVAHPLGDLQRDLMNIPGATGIRVDPDGHGNVIVSGHVHDAQTVAAILERARGLAGPYLASDGKLVDRISTDTNTQIDIKVYVLEVDRTAASNLGVQLQAANINGGTYTLGPPTFPIVENIPSSPLKVGAFFRTITLAPTLNLMLSEGHARLLSSPDLVTMPGMAATFLVGGQIPIPFSTGLGQTSIQYKDFGVQLNVTPTLLGNGSVQAAIAPDISDLDFADGVSQNGFVIPALKESKLSTNVITQPGESIIMGGMVRRVEQRTIQKIPILGDLPILGQLFRSTNYQNNQSDIVFVMTPQVITR, translated from the coding sequence ATGCGATCGATGCTCATAGGAACCGCCGCCGCGCTCACGCTCGCGGCCCTGGGCTCGTGCCCGGCACTCGCGCAGTCGGACACCGTCCAATTGCTGTCCGTCCAATCGGGGCACTCGGTCCTCTTGCAGACCCCGGGCTTGACCCGGGTAGCGGTCGGCGACGGCCGGATAGCGGGGGTGGTGCCTATCGGCAGCTCCCAGCTGGTCATCAACGGCAAGGCCCCCGGGCATACGACGATTTTCATCTGGGAGGCCGGCGGGCGGGCGAGCTACGAGGTGACGGTAACGGAGCAGCAGGTCGATCAGATTGCCCAGATGCTCCGGACGTCGATCGACGAGCCGGGCGTCCAAGTCGTGAGCTTCAACAGCTCGGTCGTCGTGCGCGGAGTCGTGCCGGACGGCGCGCACTTCCAAATGCTCACCGACATCCTCAGCCGGTTCGAAAAATACGCGGCAGCTGAGAAGTATACGATCGTCAACGCGGTGACGGTGGCGCATCCGCTCGGAGACCTCCAGCGCGATCTGATGAACATTCCCGGCGCCACCGGCATTCGCGTTGATCCCGACGGTCACGGCAACGTGATCGTGAGCGGTCACGTGCACGACGCCCAGACGGTCGCGGCGATCCTCGAACGGGCGCGCGGCTTAGCCGGCCCCTATCTTGCCAGCGACGGCAAGTTGGTCGATCGGATCAGTACCGACACGAACACACAGATCGACATTAAAGTGTACGTGCTCGAGGTCGATCGGACGGCAGCCAGCAACTTGGGCGTTCAGCTGCAGGCGGCAAACATCAACGGCGGCACGTATACGCTGGGGCCGCCAACATTTCCAATCGTCGAAAACATTCCCAGCAGCCCGCTGAAAGTCGGCGCGTTTTTCCGGACGATCACGCTCGCGCCGACGCTCAATTTGATGCTGTCCGAGGGACACGCGCGGCTGCTCTCATCGCCGGATCTCGTGACGATGCCGGGAATGGCTGCCACGTTCTTGGTCGGCGGTCAGATTCCGATTCCGTTTTCGACGGGACTCGGTCAAACCAGCATTCAGTACAAAGACTTCGGCGTGCAGCTGAACGTGACGCCGACGCTCCTGGGCAACGGCTCGGTGCAGGCCGCGATCGCACCGGACATTTCGGACCTCGACTTCGCCGACGGCGTGAGTCAGAACGGCTTCGTCATTCCGGCGCTCAAAGAGAGCAAACTCTCGACGAACGTCATTACGCAGCCCGGTGAGTCGATCATCATGGGCGGCATGGTGCGGCGCGTCGAGCAGCGCACGATTCAGAAAATTCCGATCTTAGGCGACCTTCCAATCTTGGGCCAGCTCTTCCGGTCGACGAATTATCAGAACAACCAGAGCGATATCGTCTTCGTGATGACGCCCCAAGTGATTACGCGGTAA
- a CDS encoding Flp family type IVb pilin translates to MISWVLLRDESGASMVEYGIMVALIAAVCIVLVTTLGKTVSNAFSSLNSSL, encoded by the coding sequence GTGATTTCATGGGTGTTACTGCGCGACGAATCGGGCGCCTCGATGGTCGAATACGGCATCATGGTCGCACTGATCGCCGCGGTATGTATCGTGCTGGTCACGACGCTGGGTAAGACGGTTTCGAACGCCTTCTCATCGCTGAATTCCAGCCTCTAA